One window of the Triticum dicoccoides isolate Atlit2015 ecotype Zavitan chromosome 3B, WEW_v2.0, whole genome shotgun sequence genome contains the following:
- the LOC119281473 gene encoding uncharacterized protein LOC119281473, which yields MARPGTSPCRLGTARGTAAFSFILFDAQGQAEPPLQLAIVVVFPCMRAPLPRLVLDALVQSRPPRPRHRPRYPETVADTPVIGYIDDDPSLLPEQPDDGAQESDTTVDDDPYFTEGAYYYVQAANDQE from the exons ATGGCGAGGCCAGGAACCTCCCCGTGTCGCCTAGGGACGGCCAGGGGGACCGCCGCCTTCTCCTTCATCCTCTTTGATGCCCAGGGACAAGCCGAACCGCCCCTGCAGCTCGCCATTGTTGTCGTCTTCCCCTGCATGCGCGCTCCTCTGCCCCGCCTCGTCCTCGACGCTCTGGTCCAGTCccggcctccccgacctcgccATCGGCCTCGTT accctgagaccgttGCTGATACCCCCGTGATtggctacatcgacgacgacccctccttattgccagagcaaccag atgatggagcccaggagtCAGACACCACCGTGGACGACGACCCCTACTtcactgagggtgcctactactacgttcaggccgccaacgaccaggagtag